In Festucalex cinctus isolate MCC-2025b chromosome 9, RoL_Fcin_1.0, whole genome shotgun sequence, the DNA window AatccattgtttaaaaaaaaaaaaaaaattttttttttttttctagggcgGGGGAAGTGTGGCGGTTAGGCTGTCTAATCTGGGAAGTGTTCAACGGGCCACTTCCCCGCACGTCCTCACTTCGTTCACTCGGGAAGGTTAGTCActaatacgttttattttttggaaaaaaataaataaataatgcaaaaaatgaGGGTGGTATTGTATATCGGACATGACTTAAGTTCATTTCTGTGAACCCGCAGATCCCCAAGACTCTGGTTCCTCACTACTGCGAGCTGGTGGGTGCCAACCCGCGGGCTCGGCCCAATCCAGCCCGCTTCCTCCAGAACTGCCAAAGCCCCGGAGGGTTCCTCAGTAACAGCTTTGTGGAGAGCAACCTCTTCCTGGAGGAGATCCAGGTCCACATTCTCGCATAAAAACACAGCTAGTCACGTAGAACAGTGATTTGTTTTGATAACAAattccatttgcatcatgagttTGGGATGTAGTGGCACGTAAGGTGTCAGCTCCAGAAATTCACAGTAATCTGAATTAAATGTATGCTTATCCCTTCAGATTAAGTCTTTCTGTAATCCATAACTTTTGGGATAACATATGTAACTCTTACTCAGATCAAGGAGCCGGCGGAGAAGCAACAGTTCTTCCAAGACCTGAGTGAGAACTTGGACTCTTTCCCAGAGGACTTCTGTAAACACAAAGTCCTGCCTCAACTACTCACCGCCTTCGAGTTTGGGAACGCCGGCGCTGTAGTCCTCACTCCGCTTTTCAAGGTCATTCCTTTATCTGTCTTGAATACCTGGCAATACTAGAGTAGCTTAGACAGCTAAGAAAGTTAAATGCCATATTTGCTCAAATAGGGACATCCTCCGAAATAAATTGTGGgcctcaattaactcattcactcgcagccattttcactgaagcaaccccctttgctcctgcctgtttttactagattttgactgattttgcaaggcctacagatttgtattctattgctacaaaaacatggaacctgccaaaagaaagattacaatctcttctttcatcagaaaaacagtatatttctatctgttttcgttttgcaacaattagcattagaatatagctaagtttcatcattattcacaaatctgtttaaaactgtagggaaaatagcttgttgcagcatggccctggttgatctcttataccctgctgccacctcctggccgtttttgtaataacgcattgcttcaaccgttctcttcagtgcagaggctgcatcaaaccctttggtatgctttagcataaaaaaacataagtatgtctttgagacacttaatacatttaaaatagaacgtatttatatgtttttgggagctaatgagttaatgagttgCTGTATGTTGCATATTGTTTAGCTACAGCACACAGCTTGCCATTTGCTGAAATTTACAATCGGAATTGTGACATAGTACACTCTGCAGCCAGGAAAGTAAATAATAGCCTGTCAATATGAAACTCCATATTTATAAATGTATCTCCAAACTATTAGCGTGGACTGATTTGAGAACTCATTTGGAAGGGATGTTTGAGCTTAAGTGTCTTCAAAAATGTCCACCAGGTGGGAAAGTTCTTGTCTGCTGAAGAATACCAACAGAAGATCATCCCGGTCATCGTGAAGATGTTTTCTTCCACGGACCGAGCCATGAGAATACGACTTCTCCAGCAGGTACTTAAAATAGGAAAAATCTCTCATCAGGCAAAACTAACAAATGAGTTCCTCAACCTAATATAATAATTAGATAATTAGGTGTGACTGATTATTTGGTCAGCTGATTCTTCTTAGTTTTTTATCAAGCAGtaaattttgaaaatttaaagtattaaaaatataacaaaGGTGCTCCTTAGTGTGAAGAAAGTTGACAtcactgccaccatacagcACTCATATCGCAAGTCTGCGTTTGGATAGCACCCAAAAATTGCCCAAGCAACggcttgtatttaaaaaaaaagcttcactcAAGCCACTCGTATCTCAAAGCACCGCTGTATTGTTGTTCTCCTCCGTGCCTCTAGATGGAGCAGTTCATTCAGTATTTGAATGAGGCGGCCGTGAATTCACAGATTTTCCCTCATGTCGTTCACGGCTTCACTGACACCAACCCTGCCATCAGAGAGCAAACCGTTAAGGTATGTACACACtccaaatgcaacaaaatgtttatTGTGTGGTACACTTGTTTTTCTGATGCAGCAGCTCCTCCCTTCCCCTCTGTGTAGTCCATGTTGCTGCTGGCTCCCAAACTGAACGAGAGCAACTTGAACCAGGAGCTCATGCGCCATTTTGCCAGGCTGCAGGCCAGGGATGAGCAGGGGCCGATCCGATGCAACACCACTGTCTGCTTGGGAAAGATCGCGTCCTACCTCAATGCCGGGGTAAGCCTCAATAGGATAAAATAAGAGCGTCACTCAGaactcaaaagttttttttttcttttttcttttaactcttAAAACGCACATGATGAGAAAATGCTTTACCAATCATCATCAGTTTTTTCAGGCATATTCAAGACACTCGAAAAATATTCTCAAGACTTAATCCTTATCTTTACAGACTCGACAGCGAGTTCTGATTTCGGCCTTCTCCCGAGCCACAAAAGACCCCTTCGCAGCGTCGCGCTCTGCCGGCGTGCTCGGCTTCGCCGCCACACACAACTACTACAGCCTAACAGAGGTTGCCGCACGGATTTTGCCCACACTCTGTGCTATTACTGTCGACCCCGACAAGAGCGTCAGGGAGCAGGTACTGCTTCACTTTTAAGTATACACATTTGGGGCTTCATGCATGATTCAGTCGCTTGTGTTGTTTTATCTTCTTGTAATTTTCTGCAATCATTCAGGCTTTCAAAGCCATTAAGAGTTTTCTCTCCAAGCTGGAAACGGTGTCAGAAGATCCGACCAAGCTGGCTGAGATTGGTACGAAGCAGCTTccgttttgatgttttttttcaaggccgatgccgattattTGTAGTCCAGGAGACCAttaactgatatttcaagccgatattcatttgcagtaaaagagaaaacattattgtcaaaattttaaaaattactttttcttttcattttaaacatatatagaattgacagctttgtgtAAAAATTACAGGGAGCTTCctgggtcatcagcatgtgttacggtaaattaaaactaagcaagtaaatagttcaCTAAACTTTTCGACtgtaaataatttttcaaaattaaaaaaaatttaatttttaatttaataaaattgtttctttattaaaattaaaagtgtAAGGAGttcagtgtcagcatcattttttttttataagggggaagtaaaaaaaaaaaaaaaaaaatccataaaggaAAAGTTccctcactgagcggtgaatgcttgcgaacgtagctaatttggggttttcgtcagggttcgtaaaaggtttcaaaagatctttgcagacagtgaaaaattgtctgagtATGTTTGAAAagtttttgtgaaaaataaaaactgtctgAACATGTTACAAATCCTAATGAAAATcctaaattcgctacgttcgcaagaattcaccgctcagtgagataccagctccATCGGCCCTCAGATTCGTAAAACAGCAGAtgctgatatttgtcaaaatgccaaatatcggcaccgattaTTTGCCTCCATCCCTAATTGAATCTCTCATTTTGATGCAATAATGTTCTCCAACAACTTCAAAATTAACTCAGCCGTAACTAGGAAGCGGACGAGTCTATCCAACAagttgacatttttacatttaggtTACAACTGCCTCCCGAGAAATGATAAAGATTCAGTCACAGTTGCAATAATGAAATTGTGTCAGTGTGAATGTTTCAACAATTTGCTCACCCATGCTttagttcaattaaaaaaaaaagatgtaaagaACGCACAATTCCTTGTGTTTAAACAGAAAAAGATGTTGGGTCGTGCGCGCAACCACCCGGCACCTCTTCCGGCTGGACCGGCTGGGCCGTGACCGGCATGTCCTCGCTGACGTCCAAATTGATCCGCCACGCACCGGGGACAGCGGCAGGTGCGGCGGCTGAGAGCGGCGGAGCTTCAAACGCCACCAGCGTGACTCCAGGCAGCACAGGTGGAACCTCTGGTAAGGCGCAGGTGGTCCCGGATAGAACCGAGTTTGTCTTGTTTCTGGATGAACATTGTGGAAAAGCCTCTCGTCATCTTGAGGTTCTGCAGAGAAAGATCCACACACCTCCCAGACTCAGAGTTCTTCTGCATCAAGCCCTGTGGACAGATCACAGACTCTTGAAGGGACGGAAAATGAGGAGGAGCCAGGAGAGCGATGGGATGACGAGGAGGATTGGGGAAGTTTAGAGGTAGGgcttattttaaaattgtgtaCTTTTGTTAGGAAAGTTACAGTGTTGACCCCTCACCCCAAAAGGATTCGGACAAAGGTCGAGCTGAGAAGGATGAGTGGAATACGGATTGGTCAGGAATGGCGTCATCCAAAAAGAACACCGGTGAACAAGAAGTAGGTTTCCTCTGAGCTTGCCTTCTTTGATCACAGTTTTAGTTCTAAACTCACTCGCTGATGATGGAGGCGGGCAGGTCATCTTCCTCCATGGCGGTGAACAAGCAGAGCTCAGACTGGAGCAGCTCAGGCTGGGACGCTGACGACAGCTGGTCCAACGAGAAAGAGGGCCAGGGTCAAAGTTCGGCTGGCGAGGAGGGCTGGGGCAACGAGTGGGCCGAGGAGGACACGGACGTCGTCAGCGCCGCCCTGCCCGAGGGGGTCCGCCTGGCCAGCGAGTACAACTGGGACAGCGGCAACGCGAGCAAAGGGGCCAGTCAGAGCGACCTGTTCGCTTGCGTGGCCCAGAGAAACACGGCGGTGAGAGTGGAGAAGTGCATGaatccaatttattttattcaaaattaatcaaatgaTTTACATacaatggtgccttgagatacaaattGAATTTGTCCCTAAAGggaaagtccccccccccccccccccccccccaaataaaaaaggaaaaggtAGCTCTTAAAGGGGAATCaatccaaaaaaatgtttttgacaatatgttatatgcagccccactagtctaaatatagtgttctggttaatattctgttagtagaatatgaggtgagcagcaaaatccagtgtttttttttcttcttttttttttaaatcaatatcagaaggagGCCATTTTGCATGATCTAGTGAGGTCTCattgaacatattgtcaagaaatgtttgaaggttgacttcccctgaaaataaaaaacttaaatcatcaaatgaatggaaatgacaatttttccaatctgaaaaaaaagatatatttttttattgcgaATTACACTCTAAAAAACGTTATTCTTGATTAAAAATGTACGGTAATGGtataatcaattttttttttcaaattttcatttttgtgctCTCGGATGTGCCATGCTAGTCATCTTTGTAAAGACATAAATTGTGGCGTTTTAAATAAAGTTGCACTTTTACTGCAGATTGATCAATGATTTGGTTGCATTTGGTTAACGTGTTGTTTTCTTACTTTCAGTCTGGAGGTGGCTGGGGTACAGAGGCAACAGGGGATTGGGGCACTGAAGAAAGTTGGGAAGCGTTAGACGGAAATCAAGGTGAGaagtatttttttatctcaattAGAAGTTGAACGATTTCAGATTTTTCATAGTCAACATTACATCTCGACCTGAAGACGTTATCACTGTGCAGTCGATACGTCAATTAAGGGGTTGAACCTACCCCTATTCCTTGATGTGCAGTCATCCCTTAAAATGACTTTGCGCCACTTTGCGTTATCGCCCAGCAGGTCTAAGCAAGGCCGAGCTGTCCAAGAAGAAACGAGAGGAGAGGAGGAAAGAGCTGGAGGCCAAACGGGCGGAACGCAAAGCTGCCAAAGGTCCCCTCAAGCTCGGCGCACGCAAACTAGACTGATGGGCCGTTTGACGAGAGGTACGATAATGACCATACAAACGCCCACCAGACGGAAGCTCCGTGTTCCTAGTAAAGCGCCAACTACGAGAGTGGGAACTTCTTTTTGAACTCTGGCCCGCTTGGACAACATCACGTTGGATCATCAGCTGATCGTCACTGAAACTTGAGGTGGTTGACAATTCAGCAATCAGTATGcggatcggggggggggggcaagtaAAAAGCAACAGGAGTTGATGACAATATTTCTGTTTGCTCTCAGAAGAGTCACAGTTGTAaattaaatgtatataaaatgGAGCATCTTGTCTTATATTGACACTTTTTCCTAtagttaaaatacaaatatatatatacactgtataAAGATTCAGAATTTCCAGCAAGCTCACAAACACACTGTAGTTAAATGCTTTATTCAGTCTGTGCATGCACTTTGTGAGGCTGATCAGTAATGTTCATGACCAGGAATACTTGTACCTATTGTACAAGTTCAGTACAAGAAGCATAAACCAGTTAGAGGTGCAGCATACAAAGCAGTTGGTTAGAAATATTTTCCCATTCCTTTCAAAAAGCAGTGTTCTTGCATTTCCAGTGCACCCAATGAGATCCAtagattttcaaacattttttacatCAGTTTCAgcagtatatttttttcccgCTGCTCACTGTGGTTCTGAGTGAAGGAGATTCCACTTCTGTCACTTTTTATTTGTGTGCCTTCATTTACTTTGCTGGACAAGACTGTTGGCTCGCCTCCTTGTTTTGACATGGAACACGAACTGTCACATTCCATGTTCCCAGTgaagtatgtttaaaaaaacaaaacaaaaaagctgcTGAATGAATTAGCATCAGGATGATATTGCTGTTGGACGCAAGGTGTTGTGACACATTAGGAAACAGAAACAAAGCCTTTTAAAAAAGAGAATCCAAGTCATGTAGCATGTGATCTGTTCTGAAATAAACAGATGTATATAAATGCTTCAGTGTCTTTCTCAAGACAAAATTCAAGTGAGCTGGTTAACTTAGAAATTATATTTTGCATTATTTAGACACTTCAAAGAGAGAATTCATACAAATcatagaaagacaaaaaaagaccaccaTCCCCTAATTTTTCTTACATTAATTCTTATTTCGACTTACATACAAACAGGTTTCAGATTCTTGTCAAACTATCAGCATACAAAAACAGTACAAATCTCAGTTATATTGCAAACGCTCCCATTCATGAGGCGATACCACGGAAAAATAACTGTGCTTCTATTTCCCATTAGTGGAACATTAATTAGTGAGTTTAACTCCTTTTAATGAGTAACGGTATTTCGCTGAAATCAAAGTGCAGAgttgtttctgttttgttttactgtttGCGCTTGTCTTTGTTGCCTCCAAGCAAAGTTGTCAGCAGAGCTGCTACGCCCAAAGCACCCAGTGTCAACGCGCCTGCATAAACAGCGGCCTCTCCCACTTGACGCACCTGCAAAGAAAGGTCACACTTGTATCtctataaaataatattaataacacAGAAAATGACTACAGTGTTGGTAAGCAACTACCTGCCGAGACTGAGGCTTGCCATAACGCAGCCGGGTGACAAAGTGCTCGCAGTTTCCCCGGAAAACGCAGTACGGCAGCTCCTCGCCCACCAGGTCGAGCGCTTCCCTCACGATCAAGTAGACCGGTCGCGGCTCATACTTGTCATCCAGCAAGTTGttgattttccagttgttgtCACCCACCACCTCCCACAGCTCCTCCTTCTTCACAAGCGCCGTGTTCGTTAGGACGGACATCATGCTGTTCACGCCCGCACCCGGGATTTCCGCTACAGTtgaaagtaggggtgttaaaaaaaaaaaaaatgtattcggcaatatatcgcgatattacattgtgcaattctcgaatcaattcagTCGGAggccgaatcgattttgaaacatccatttttaatggaaaaatattcactaaaatgtcttagggttcacaccttaagcattaaagaatgttatattaatgttacattaagccttaatattttatttcagtgctgttcaaacatgaaacagattacaacctttagaagactgaagtttcagataaataatacattttcatccaaatcttacactgtacaagtttattgattagttttttctaaatttgaattgcaaaaaaaaaaaatcacaacaaccgACTTTAAATTTGTAGCAGGATTAATCGAATCAGATCGTGACCTattaatcgtgatacgaattgaatcgtcaACGTACAGTGTGGGGCTAAATGAACCACATAGCCATCGCCGACGTATATGGCCCAATGCTGGTAACCGCCTCGGAAGATTTCTAACAAGTCGCCAGGCTGTGGTTTCTCATTGTACTTTGAAGAAGGGAGGGGAGTGGAGgagaaaggaaaataaaaatatgttagcCATTTCGTGTTGGGTCTACAGCAGTTTCAATATTACTCAAATGTGTGCATAAATAGTCCATTAGTAAGTTACACTTATCTATCTTGCTACACCCATTCAAATAATATAAGCACAGAGATATTAAAAAACAATCTGAAAACCACaattctaaatacagtattgctGGCTTGGCTGTAAAATAATAAGATAAAATATTTAAGAGTATTCTTTTACCTGTGATGCCATCTCCGTGTTGAATTTCTCCGTAAACTTTCACACTtaaagaaaaggaaaacaaactGAGACAAATGTTGAATTATAAGGCAAATCCGTTGCAGGAATAAACCTGAATGTGAACTATACTGACTGACTGTAATCTTTATACTTTGTGCCTTCCCCCTCAACAGATGATATCCAGTGTAATCGAACTTTACAGTGTGCGGAACGTTTTCAAAAGAAACGAAACTTACCTTTACATCGGTGGGCGGAACGttttcaaaaggaaaaaaaaaatatcttaggGATCTGTATGTGCGCGTGTATGTGTCTTTTAAATAATGTCTTTTTAAATTACACTTTTAAGTTTGTAGAGTGCCACTGGCATAATCATTATTGCTGTCATTATTACCAATTGCATTTATAAACAAAACTGTTATAGACTGCCCTAATGTCACCGTCAACTGTCAACCAGCCATACTAATCTTCAGCCTTGTAAAATCAAGTTTGAGAATGGCAACATAAAATGACTTTGTGGTTAAGATTCGTTTTCAATGCATCTTTCCTTACCTCGGAAGCTGGCGCGGATGTCTCCACTGACTGCTGACTATAACATACAACTGCAACTGTAAATTCAAATTGTAAATCGCAAATCCTCACCAAGAGTCTTTGGGCTATCAGAGATGTGTGGCTTGCGTGAGTGAGATGGGCCAGTTCGAGGTTGCAGCATGCAAAGCGGttggaaatattttcattaatttgGCTTATATTTTCCATCAAGGTATATGGCGCGATGGACATATTCTAGCATGTTAACAGTTTCCCATTCCTTTCAAAAAGCCGTGTTCTTGCATTTCCAGTGCACCCAATAAAATCCATAGATTTTCAaattttcaaacaattttttattttttttacatcagttACCCTGTAATTACTTTcagcagtatttttttcccccactgctCACTGTGATTCTGAGTGAAGGAGATTCCACTTCTGTCACTTTTTATTTGTGTGCCTTCATTTACTTTGCTGGACAAGACTGTTGGCTCGCCTCCTTGTTTTGACATGGAACACAAACTGTCACATTCCATGTTCCCGGTgaagtatgtttaaaaaaaaaaaaaaaaaaaagctgctgaaGGAATTAGCATCAGGATGATATTGCTGTTGGACGCAAGGTGTTGTGACACATTAGGAAACAGAAACAaagccttttaaaaaaagagaatccAAGTCATGTAGCATGTGATCTGTTCTGAAATAAACAGATGTATATAAATGCTTCAGTGTCTTTCTCAAGACAAAATTCAAGTGAGCTGGTTAACTTAGAAATTATATTTTGCATTATTTAGACACTTCAAAGAGAGAATTCATACAAATCGTATAAAGACAAAAAAGACCACCATCCCCTAATTTTTcttatattaatttttatttagatAGACTTACATACAAACAGGTTTCAGATTCTTGTCAAACTATCAGCATACAAAAACAGTACAAATCTCAGTTATATTGCAAACGCTCCCATTCATGAGGCGATACCACGGAAAAATAACTGTGCTTCTATTTCCCATTAGTGGAACATTAATTAGCGAGTTTAACTCCTTTTAATGAGTAACGGTATTTCGCTGAAATCAAAGTGCAGAgttgtttctgttttgttttactgtttGCGCTTGTCTTTGTTGCCTCCAAGCAAAGTTGCCAACAGAGCTGCTACGCCCAAAGCACCCAGTGTCAACGCGCCTGCATAAACAGCGGCCTCTCCCACTTGACGCACCTGCAAAGAAAGGTCACACTTGTATCtctataaaataatattaataacacAGAAAATGACTAGAGTGTTGGTAACCAACTACCTGCCGAGACTGAGGCTTGCCATAACGCAGCCGGGTTACAAAGTGCTCGCAGTTTCCCCGGAAAACGCAGTACGGCAGCTCCTCGCCCACCAGGTCGAGCGCTTCCCTCACGATCAAGTAGACCGGTCGCGGCTCATACTTGTCGTCCAGCAAGTTGTTGATTTCCCAGGTGCTGTCACCCACCACCTCCCACAGCTCCTCCTTCTTCACAAGCGCCGTGTTCGCTAGGACGGACATCAGGCTGTTCACGCCCGCACCCGGGATTTCCGCTATGGTTGAAGGAGTGGCACAAAGGGGAGAAACTGTTTCAGGATTGGGTTATATTCTAAAATTATTAGTGGATTAATGGTTCATTGGGCAAGCACCAAACATATCACAAAGAATGCTCACTtcaataatggaaaaaaaggtttgaaattaatggggggtttttttaatcacaaaaacaTGGCATATGAACAGGGGTGGGTAGACTTTCTATATCCACTGTATGTGGgtgtgttgcactttttttcatcattcattTTTGTGGGACCACAACTCACATGGTGGGGCCAAATGAACCACATAGCCATCACCGACGTATATGGCCCAATGCTGGTAAGTGCCGCGGGAGATTTCTAACAAGTCGCCAGGCTGTGGTTTCTCATCGTACTTTTTTGGGGGAAGAGaaacaggaaaacaaaaagGTACATGTTAGCTATCTCGTATGCTGGGTTTACAGCAGTTTCAATATACTGTAACGGTTACAGTATattgtactactactactacttatgAACACATTTGGGCTACAAATGTGTGAATAAGTAGTCTATTAGCAAGTTACACTTATCTGACCCATTCAAATTATCATAAAAAGcagtgacattaaaaaaaaaacataaaaacaactatTCTAAATAGTATACACTATACAGTATTCCGTTTTTCCCCCTTTAGGAATGGGGGTGGCCAACCCTGGCCACCACGTAGTTCTAACCCCTGCTACAAacgattgtattaaaaataattttgttacaATAAATAACATCCTGGCTTGGctgtaaaataagataaaaaaataataataatagaaggaTTATTCTACCTGTGATGCCATGTCTGCGTTGAATTTCTCTGAAACTTTGACACccttaaagaaaataaaaaaaataaaaaataaacggagACAAATGTTGAATTATTAGGCGACAAGTGTTGCACAAATTTGACTTGATGCTAtggctgactgactgactgtaaGTTTAGGTGACAGACCTTCCCCCTCATCAGATGATACCCAGCGTATTTGTAGTTTGAAGCGTGCCACTGGCA includes these proteins:
- the scyl1 gene encoding N-terminal kinase-like protein isoform X2 — its product is MWSFFARDPVKDFAYEIIPDGQEKSGIWSLHRGKRKSNGEPVSVFVHEVAQGSEQQTQLAKAAFKRMKTLRHPNILAYVDGLETEKSLYVVTEPVTPLATHLKGAPSELEVSWGLHQIVKALSFLVNDCHLLHNNLGLWAIFVDRAGEWKLGALDHVAPEQGDPSGASLPDPKSIYPDMEKYDPPETPNCGGEKCFFSRAGEVWRLGCLIWEVFNGPLPRTSSLRSLGKIPKTLVPHYCELVGANPRARPNPARFLQNCQSPGGFLSNSFVESNLFLEEIQIKEPAEKQQFFQDLSENLDSFPEDFCKHKVLPQLLTAFEFGNAGAVVLTPLFKVGKFLSAEEYQQKIIPVIVKMFSSTDRAMRIRLLQQMEQFIQYLNEAAVNSQIFPHVVHGFTDTNPAIREQTVKSMLLLAPKLNESNLNQELMRHFARLQARDEQGPIRCNTTVCLGKIASYLNAGTRQRVLISAFSRATKDPFAASRSAGVLGFAATHNYYSLTEVAARILPTLCAITVDPDKSVREQAFKAIKSFLSKLETVSEDPTKLAEIEKDVGSCAQPPGTSSGWTGWAVTGMSSLTSKLIRHAPGTAAGAAAESGGASNATSVTPGSTGGTSGSAEKDPHTSQTQSSSASSPVDRSQTLEGTENEEEPGERWDDEEDWGSLEDSDKGRAEKDEWNTDWSGMASSKKNTGEQEAGRSSSSMAVNKQSSDWSSSGWDADDSWSNEKEGQGQSSAGEEGWGNEWAEEDTDVVSAALPEGVRLASEYNWDSGNASKGASQSDLFACVAQRNTASGGGWGTEATGDWGTEESWEALDGNQGLSKAELSKKKREERRKELEAKRAERKAAKGPLKLGARKLD
- the scyl1 gene encoding N-terminal kinase-like protein isoform X5 gives rise to the protein MWSFFARDPVKDFAYEIIPDGQEKSGIWSLHRGKRKSNGEPVSVFVHEVAQGSEQQTQLAKAAFKRMKTLRHPNILAYVDGLETEKSLYVVTEPVTPLATHLKGAPSELEVSWGLHQIVKALSFLVNDCHLLHNNLGLWAIFVDRAGEWKLGALDHVAPEQGDPSGASLPDPKSIYPDMEKYDPPETPNCGGEKWAGEVWRLGCLIWEVFNGPLPRTSSLRSLGKIPKTLVPHYCELVGANPRARPNPARFLQNCQSPGGFLSNSFVESNLFLEEIQIKEPAEKQQFFQDLSENLDSFPEDFCKHKVLPQLLTAFEFGNAGAVVLTPLFKVGKFLSAEEYQQKIIPVIVKMFSSTDRAMRIRLLQQMEQFIQYLNEAAVNSQIFPHVVHGFTDTNPAIREQTVKSMLLLAPKLNESNLNQELMRHFARLQARDEQGPIRCNTTVCLGKIASYLNAGTRQRVLISAFSRATKDPFAASRSAGVLGFAATHNYYSLTEVAARILPTLCAITVDPDKSVREQAFKAIKSFLSKLETVSEDPTKLAEIEKDVGSCAQPPGTSSGWTGWAVTGMSSLTSKLIRHAPGTAAGAAAESGGASNATSVTPGSTGGTSGSAEKDPHTSQTQSSSASSPVDRSQTLEGTENEEEPGERWDDEEDWGSLEDSDKGRAEKDEWNTDWSGMASSKKNTGEQEAGRSSSSMAVNKQSSDWSSSGWDADDSWSNEKEGQGQSSAGEEGWGNEWAEEDTDVVSAALPEGVRLASEYNWDSGNASKGASQSDLFACVAQRNTASGGGWGTEATGDWGTEESWEALDGNQGLSKAELSKKKREERRKELEAKRAERKAAKGPLKLGARKLD
- the scyl1 gene encoding N-terminal kinase-like protein isoform X3; this translates as MWSFFARDPVKDFAYEIIPDGQEKSGIWSLHRGKRKSNGEPVSVFVHEVAQGSEQQTQLAKAAFKRMKTLRHPNILAYVDGLETEKSLYVVTEPVTPLATHLKGAPSELEVSWGLHQIVKALSFLVNDCHLLHNNLGLWAIFVDRAGEWKLGALDHVAPEQGDPSGASLPDPKSIYPDMEKYDPPETPNCGGEKCFFSRAGEVWRLGCLIWEVFNGPLPRTSSLRSLGKIPKTLVPHYCELVGANPRARPNPARFLQNCQSPGGFLSNSFVESNLFLEEIQIKEPAEKQQFFQDLSENLDSFPEDFCKHKVLPQLLTAFEFGNAGAVVLTPLFKVGKFLSAEEYQQKIIPVIVKMFSSTDRAMRIRLLQQMEQFIQYLNEAAVNSQIFPHVVHGFTDTNPAIREQTVKSMLLLAPKLNESNLNQELMRHFARLQARDEQGPIRCNTTVCLGKIASYLNAGTRQRVLISAFSRATKDPFAASRSAGVLGFAATHNYYSLTEVAARILPTLCAITVDPDKSVREQAFKAIKSFLSKLETVSEDPTKLAEIEKDVGSCAQPPGTSSGWTGWAVTGMSSLTSKLIRHAPGTAAGAAAESGGASNATSVTPGSTGGTSEKDPHTSQTQSSSASSPVDRSQTLEGTENEEEPGERWDDEEDWGSLEDSDKGRAEKDEWNTDWSGMASSKKNTGEQEAGRSSSSMAVNKQSSDWSSSGWDADDSWSNEKEGQGQSSAGEEGWGNEWAEEDTDVVSAALPEGVRLASEYNWDSGNASKGASQSDLFACVAQRNTASGGGWGTEATGDWGTEESWEALDGNQAGLSKAELSKKKREERRKELEAKRAERKAAKGPLKLGARKLD
- the scyl1 gene encoding N-terminal kinase-like protein isoform X1 — protein: MWSFFARDPVKDFAYEIIPDGQEKSGIWSLHRGKRKSNGEPVSVFVHEVAQGSEQQTQLAKAAFKRMKTLRHPNILAYVDGLETEKSLYVVTEPVTPLATHLKGAPSELEVSWGLHQIVKALSFLVNDCHLLHNNLGLWAIFVDRAGEWKLGALDHVAPEQGDPSGASLPDPKSIYPDMEKYDPPETPNCGGEKCFFSRAGEVWRLGCLIWEVFNGPLPRTSSLRSLGKIPKTLVPHYCELVGANPRARPNPARFLQNCQSPGGFLSNSFVESNLFLEEIQIKEPAEKQQFFQDLSENLDSFPEDFCKHKVLPQLLTAFEFGNAGAVVLTPLFKVGKFLSAEEYQQKIIPVIVKMFSSTDRAMRIRLLQQMEQFIQYLNEAAVNSQIFPHVVHGFTDTNPAIREQTVKSMLLLAPKLNESNLNQELMRHFARLQARDEQGPIRCNTTVCLGKIASYLNAGTRQRVLISAFSRATKDPFAASRSAGVLGFAATHNYYSLTEVAARILPTLCAITVDPDKSVREQAFKAIKSFLSKLETVSEDPTKLAEIEKDVGSCAQPPGTSSGWTGWAVTGMSSLTSKLIRHAPGTAAGAAAESGGASNATSVTPGSTGGTSGSAEKDPHTSQTQSSSASSPVDRSQTLEGTENEEEPGERWDDEEDWGSLEDSDKGRAEKDEWNTDWSGMASSKKNTGEQEAGRSSSSMAVNKQSSDWSSSGWDADDSWSNEKEGQGQSSAGEEGWGNEWAEEDTDVVSAALPEGVRLASEYNWDSGNASKGASQSDLFACVAQRNTASGGGWGTEATGDWGTEESWEALDGNQAGLSKAELSKKKREERRKELEAKRAERKAAKGPLKLGARKLD